The Brevibacillus humidisoli DNA segment ATTAACCAAGTGGAGACAGAAGAAGCATTGCGCCGTGCCTTGCTCGATTACGTCGAATGGGTGGAGCGCAGGCCAGATGATCAGGCAGAATCGGCGGAACAGGAAGAGGTTCAGGTTGCCAATTACTAAGCAAATCCAATCATTGACAACCCTACCTTCATATCCTATAATACGTCGTATTATCGCATCAGAGCTGCCAGTAGCCTGGCAGCTTTCCCTATGACCGTTTGGAAACTGTCCGTCCCTTTCGTATAATGATGGGGACATCTACATATAATCCTGTGTACTTTTTGCACCGGGATAGCAAATACTATAAACGGGGGAATCAGAAGATGTCGGAAAAAGAAGTTATTCTCACGCCTGAGGGCCTGGCCAAGTTGGAACAGGAACTGGAAGATCTGAAAACGGTGAAACGGAAAGAAGTAGCCGCACGGATTAAAGAAGCAATCAGCTATGGAGATATCAGCGAGAACTCGGAGTACGAAGAAGCAAAAAACGAACAGGCATTTATTGAAGGTCGAATCTTAACTCTGGAGAAAATGCTGCGCAATGCCCGCATCATCACCAACGAAGATGTCGATACCGGCATGGTCAGCGTCGGTTCCACCGTTCGTCTCAAAGATCTGGAGTTCGGAGACATCGTCGAATATACGATCGTTGGCTCGGCTGAGTCAGATCCTTTGAACAACAAGATTTCCAATGAATCTCCTGTTGGGCAGGCGCTGCTGGGCAAGACCAAAGGGGCTGTTGTCGACGTACAGGTTCCTGCTGGTGTGATCAAGTACGAGATTTTGGATATCAACCTGTAACAGGACCCAGGCGTACCTGCATGTGGAGGTACGCCCCTGTCGTTATAGATGAGGGATTAGACTTGTTTGCAAGGAGTGGATGACTGGCATGGCACGGGAAGAAGATTTGCAGCAAGAGGACCAAAGCGAGCAGCAAGAACAGAGCATGCACGAACTTCTGCAGGTTCGTCACGACAAGATGAATCAGCTGCGCAATTGGCAGATTGATCCGTTCGGCAGAAAGTTTGCACAGACCCATCACGCTGAAGAGATTATCGCTTTGCACGGAGACAAGGAAAAAGAGCAGTTGGCGGAGGAAAACAATGCCGTGACCATTGCCGGTCGCCTGATGGCCAAGCGGGAGATGGGGAAGGCCAGTTTTGGACAACTCCTCGATGTGAGTGGACAGATTCAGATCTACGTGCGCAAAGATACGGTTGGAGATGAAGCGTACAAAGTATTTGAACTGTGCGACATTGGCGACATCGTTGGCGTGTCGGGGACTGTTTTTAAGACCAAGACGGGAGAGCTGAGCGTAAAGGCAAACGAGCTCACCTTCCTCAGCAAATCACTGCGCCCGCTTCCGGAGAAATACCACGGACTGAAAGACGTGGAAACCCGTTACCGCAAGCGTTACGTTGACCTGATTGTAAACCCTGAGGTGAGGAAAACGTTTATTACGCGCAGCCGGATTGTGTCGGCGATGCGCCGCTATTTGGACGACATGGGCTATCTGGAAGTGGAGACGCCAACTATGCACGCCATTGCCGGTGGTGCATCGGCGCGTCCGTTTATCACCCATCATAATGCGTTGGACATGCAGTTGTACATGCGCATTGCGATTGAGCTGCACTTGAAGCGGTTAATAGTCGGCGGGTTGGAAAAAGTGTATGAAATCGGTCGCGTTTATCGCAACGAGGGTATTTCCACGCGCCATAATCCTGAGTTTACAATGATCGAACTGTACGAAGCATACGCTGATTTTGAGGACATCATGAAACTGACGGAAAACCTGATCGCTCACATCGCGCAAGAGGTTTTGGGCAAGACGGTGATTACCTATCAAGGACATCAGGTTGATCTGACACCGCCATGGCGACGCGTTCACATGGTTGACTTGATCAAGGAACATGTCGGCATTGATTTCTGGCAGGAGATGTCGGATGACCAAGCGCGTCAGCTTGCCAAGGAACATGGAGTTACGGTTGAGCCGCATCATACCTTTGGCCATGTGGTGAACGAGTTCTTTGAACAGAAGATAGAAGAAACATTGATCCAGCCAACATTTGTCTACGGCCATCCTGTAGCGATTTCACCACTGGCCAAGAAAAATGAGCAAGATCCTCGTTTTACGGATCGGTTTGAATTGTTTATCGTGGCGCGAGAACACGCCAATGCCTTTACCGAGCTGAACGATCCGATCGATCAGCGTCAACGGTTTGAAGCTCAGCTGCTGGAAAAAGAGGCTGGCAACGATGAGGCGCATGAGATGGATGAGGATTTTATCGAAGCACTAGAATATGGGATGCCGCCAACCGGTGGATTGGGGATCGGCATCGATCGATTGGTGATGCTCTTGACCGACGCTCCGTCTATTCGTGACGTGCTGCTCTTCCCGCTGATGCGTGAACGTGCAGGAGGCGAATCGTAAAAGAGCCCGCGATAGATAGGGCCAGCTCTGGTTTGCAAGAGATGGCCCTATCCATTAATTACCTGTTGCCAAGAGTGAGTAATGTGTGTTAGATTATAAAAGTCGCTGATGCGACGGTGTTGACAAAACAACATCAGTTTGATATTATATAAGAGTTGCTGTTTTACATGCTCTTTGAAAACTGAACAGCGAAGCGTTTATATGAAGCCTAAGCAAATGCTTTTGAACCGAGATCAATTTCTTTCTTATCTTTAATGGAGAGTTTGATCCTGGCTCAGGACGAACGCTGGCGGCGTGCCTAATACATGCAAGTCGAGCGGGGCGATCGGGAGCTTGCTCCTGAGAGCCTAGCGGCGGACGGGTGAGTAACACGTAGGCAACCTGCCCGTAAGATCGGGATAACATAGGGAAACTTATGCTAATACCGGATAGGGTTGTCTCCCGCATGGGAGAGAACGGAAAGGTGGCGCAAGCTACCCCTTACGGATGGGCCTGCGGCGCATTAGCTAGTTGGTGGGGTAACGGCCTACCAAGGCGACGATGCGTAGCCGACCTGAGAGGGTGACCGGCCACACTGGGACTGAGACACGGCCCAGACTCCTACGGGAGGCAGCAGTAGGGAATTTTCCACAATGGGCGAAAGCCTGATGGAGCAACGCCGCGTGAACGAAGAAGGCCTTCGGGTTGTAAAGTTCTGTTGTCAGAGACGAAACCGTACCGTTTGAACAAGGCGGTACCTTGACGGTACCTGACGAGGAAGCCACGGCTAACTACGTGCCAGCAGCCGCGGTAATACGTAGGTGGCAAGCGTTGTCCGGAATTATTGGGCGTAAAGCGCGCGCAGGCGGCCAGGTAAGTCTGGTGTGAAAGGCCGGGGCTCAACCCCGGTGTGCATTGGAAACTGTCTGGCTTGAGTGCAGGAGAGGAAAGCGGTATTCCACGTGTAGCGGTGAAATGCGTAGAGATGTGGAGGAACACCAGTGGCGAAGGCGGCTTTCTGGCCTGTAACTGACGCTGAGGCGCGAAAGCGTGGGGAGCAAACAGGATTAGATACCCTGGTAGTCCACGCCGTAAACGATGAGTGCTAGGTGTTGGGGGTTTCGATACCCTCAGTGCCGCAGCTAACGCAATAAGCACTCCGCCTGGGGAGTACGGTCGCAAGACTGAAACTCAAAGGAATTGACGGGGGCCCGCACAAGCGGTGGAGCATGTGGTTTAATTCGAAGCAACGCGAAGAACCTTACCAGGTCTTGACATCCCGCTGATCCCTCCAGAGATGGAGGTTCCCTTCGGGGCAGCGGTGACAGGTGGTGCATGGTTGTCGTCAGCTCGTGTCGTGAGATGTTGGGTTAAGTCCCGCAACGAGCGCAACCCTTATCTTTAGTTGCCAGCATTCAGTTGGGCACTCTAGAGAGACTGCCGTCGACAAGACGGAGGAAGGCGGGGATGACGTCAAATCATCATGCCCCTTATGACCTGGGCCACACACGTGCTACAATGGCTGGTACAACGGGACGCGAACCCGCGAGGGCAAGCCAATCTCTGAAAACCAGTCTCAGTTCGGATTGCAGGCTGCAACTCGCCTGCATGAAGTCGGAATCGCTAGTAATCGCGGATCAGCATGCCGCGGTGAATACGTTCCCGGGCCTTGTACACACCGCCCGTCACACCACGAGAGTTTGCAACACCCGAAGTCGGTGAGGTAACCGCAAGGGGCCAGCCGCCGAAGGTGGGGCAGATGATTGGGGTGAAGTCGTAACAAGGTATCCGTACCGGAAGGTGCGGATGGATCACCTCCTTTCTATGGAGCTTTCGGCTACAAACGTTTTCGCTGTTCAGTTTTGAGGGAGCATGTGTATGCAAAAGGCGCGGGCCTATAGCTCAGTTGGTTAGAGCGCACGCCTGATAAGCGTGAGGTCGGCTGTTCGAGTCAGCCTAGGCCCACCATTACTCCTCGTGGCGCACCCGGAAGGATGCGTTTCTTTAGGGAGACTATATCGTTTTCTGGGGCTGTAGCTCAGTTGGGAGAGCGCCTGCCTTGCAAGCAGGAGGTCAGCGGTTCGATCCCGCTCAGCTCCACCATGAAAACCGATCCCTTGCGGGATCTGATGTACCAACAATTCCCGCTTGCTTTTACAAGCGCTGATGTGGTACATTAGTGATTGTCGCTGTTGCGGCAGAAAACAGAAAAGAGCCTGCGAAACCTGACCGTTTGCGGCCAAGGAAGCGTAGGGCAGCACACATTGTGTGCCGGTCGGCTACAAGCACCAACGTCCTGTTGGATACGCCGACATGAGCACATCCTGTGCGTCGTCTGGTGGCGATGGCGGAGGGGACACACCCGTTCCCATGCCGAACACGGCCGTTAAGCCCTCCAGCGCCGATGGTACTTGCCCCGAAGGGGGCCGGGAGAGTAGGACGCTGCCAGGCGGTTTGACCTCTTGTGAGGTTGGACTCTTAGATATTGTCGTACCTTGAAAACTGGATAACGAGTATAGACAAGGAATGCAAGACGTGGCATGTCCCACGACATGACACGAAAAACGTGTGGTTTCGTCTGCTAAAAGCGCCAACGTCCTGTTGGGTCGGCTAGAGACGTCCCGTCCATGGGACTACGCCGACACTAGCACGTCCTGTGCGTCGCAACGCAGACATAATCACATCCGTGTGGTTAAGTTACTAAGGGCACACGGTGGATGCCTTGGCGCTAGGAGCCGAAGAAGGACGCAGCGAACTGCGATAAGCCTCGGGGAGCGGTAAGCACGCTTTGATCCGGGGATCTCCGAATGGGGCAACCCACCATCCGTAATGGGATGGTATCCGTCACTGAATCCATAGGTGGCGAGAAGGCAGACCCGGTGAACTGAAACATCTAAGTAGCCGGAGGAGAAGAAAACAAGAGTGATTCCCCTAGTAGTGGCGAGCGAACGGGGAAGAGCCTAAACCGCAAGGTTATCCTTGCGGGGTTGTGGGGCGTCTCACGTGGAGTTACAAAAGACGCGCGTAGGTGAACCATCTGGAAAGGTGGACCAGAGAGCGTGACAGTCGCGTAACCCAAACGCGCGTCTCTCCGAGACGGACCCCGAGTAGCGCGGGACACGGGAAATCCCGCGTGAATCTGGCAGGACCATCTGCTAAGGCTAAATACTCCCTAGCGACCGATAGTGAACCAGTACCGTGAGGGAAAGGTGAAAAGCACCCCGGGAGGGGAGTGAAACAGAACCTGAAACCGTGTGCTTACAAATAGTCGGAGCACGATCAATGTGTGACGGCGTGCCTTTTGTAGAATGAACCGGCGAGTTACGGTAGCGTGCAAGGTTAAGTCGAAGAGACGGAGCCGCAGCGAAAGCGAGTCTGAACAGGGCGCAAGTACGTTGCCGTAGACCCGAAACCGTGTGATCTAGCCATGTCCAGGGTGAAGGTAGGGTAACACCTACTGGAGGCCCGAACCCACGCACGTTGAAAAGTGCGGGGATGAGGTGTGGCTAGCGGTGAAATTCCAATCGAACTCGGAGATAGCTGGTTCTCCCCGAAATAGCTTTAGGGCTAGCCTCGGATGGGACCCCGCCGAACACGAGCGTAAGCTTGGGTTCGGTGGGTCCAGTGAGAGTCTTGGAGGTAGAGCACTGATTGGGCTAGGGGCCCTCATCGGGTTACCGAACTCAGTCAAACTCCGAATGCCAATGACTTATGTCCGGGAGTCAGACGATGAGTGCTAAGATCCATCGTCAAGAGGGAAACAGCCCAGACCATCAGCTAAGGTCCCCAAGTGTACGTTAAGTGGGAAACGATGTGGAGTTGCCCAGACAACCAGGATGTTGGCTTAGAAGCAGCCACCATTTAAAGAGTGCGTAATAGCTCACTGGTCGAGTGACTCTGCGCGGAAAATGTAACGGGGCTAAACGTACCACCGAAGCTATGGCAGTCCGTACGGACTGGGTAGGGGAGCGTTCCAAGCAGCGGTGAAGCCGTACCGGAAGGAGCGGTGGAGCGCTTGGAAGTGAGAATGCCGGTGTAAGTAGCGAAAAGACAAGTGAGAATCTTGTCCACCGAAAGCCTAAGGGTTCCTGGGGAAGGCTCGTCCTCCCAGGGTTAGTCGGGACCTAAGCTGAGGCCGAAAGGCGTAGGCGATGGACAACAGGTTGATATTCCTGTACCACCTTTGTTCCGTTTGAGCGAGGGCGTGACGCAGGAGGATAGGGTGAGCGGCCTACTGGATGGCCGTCCAAGCAGCAAGTGTGGTATGCAGGCAAATCCGCATACCATCCAGCACAAGCTGTGATGGCGAGGGAAATACAAGTACCGAAGTCCCTGATTTCACACTGCCAAGAAAAGCGTCTAGTGAGGAACAAGGTGCCCGTACCGCAAACCGACACAGGTAGGCGAGGAGAGAATCCTAAGGTGCGCGGGATAACTCTTGCTAAGGAACTCGGCAAAATGGCCCCGTAACTTCGGGAGAAGGGGCGCCCCGGTAGGGTGAGGGTCCCCGCCTGACACGAGCGTAAGCTTGTGTCAGGTGGGCTGAGCCCGAGGGGGCCGCAGTGAAAAGGCCCAAGCGACTGTTTAGCAAAAACACAGGTCTCTGCGAAGCCGCAAGGCGAAGTATAGGGGCTGACGCCTGCCCGGTGCTGGAAGGTTAAGGGGATGAGTTAGCTTCTGGGCCCCGCCGAACGCGAGCGTAAGCTTGTGTTCGGTGGGTAGAAGCGAAGCTTTGAACCGAAGCCCCAGTAAACGGCGGCCGTAACTATAACGGTCCTAAGGTAGCGAAATTCCTTGTCGGGTAAGTTCCGACCCGCACGAAAGGCGTAACGACTTGGGCGCTGTCTCGGCAAGAGACCCGGTGAAATCATAATACCTGTGAAGATGCAGGTTACCCGCGACAAGACGGAAAGACCCCATGGAGCTTTACTGTAGCCTGGTATTGGAACTTTGTGCATCATGTACAGCATAGGTGGGAGCCTGAGAATCCGGTGCGCCAGCATCGGGGGAGGCGCCGTTGGGATACCACCCTTGATGTACGGAGTTTCTAACTCGGCACCCTGATCGGGTGCGAGGACCATGCCAGGTGGGCAGTTTGACTGGGGCGGTCGCCTCCCAAAAGGTAACGGAGGCGCCCAAAGGTTCCCTCAGAATGGTTGGAAATCATTCGTAGAGTGTAAAGGCACAAGGGAGCTTGACTGCGAGACCTACAAGTCGAGCAGGGACGAAAGTCGGGCTTAGTGATCCGGTGGTTCCGCATGGAAGGGCCATCGCTCAACGGATAAAAGCTACCCTGGGGATAACAGGCTTATCTCCCCCAAGAGTCCACATCGACGGGGAGGTTTGGCACCTCGATGTCGGCTCATCGCATCCTGGGGCTGTAGTAGGTCCCAAGGGTTGGGCTGTTCGCCCATTAAAGCGGTACGCGAGCTGGGTTCAGAACGTCGTGAGACAGTTCGGTCCCTATCTGTCGCGGGCGCAGGAAGTTTGAGGAGAGCTGTCCTTAGTACGAGAGGACCGGGATGGACGCACCGCTGGTGCACCAGTTGTCACGCCAGTGGCACAGCTGGGTAGCTATGTGCGGACGGGATAAGCGCTGAAAGCATCTAAGCGTGAAGCCCCCTCCAAGATGAGACTTCCCACAGCGCAAGCTGGTAAGACCCCTCAGAGACGATGAGGTTGATAGGTTCGGTGTGGAAGCGCGGCAACGCGTGGAGCTGACGAATACTAATCGGTCGAGGACTTATCCACACTCTCTTTTCCTTGTTCTATACTTCTGTTATCCGGTTTTGAAGGTGTGACCTACTATACACCAAATCGATAAGCAAAGCAGGAATGTTCTCAACTTGTGCACAGAGCCCGGGTTGGGTTTTTTTGTTTTTCTCATCGGCAAACTTCACAGGGATGATGATAAATACTTGGGAAAAGTATACAATAAACACATAAAGAAGATAACAGAAGAACGTATCTGCCGCACGAAGATCCGCATACCAAGAAAGACAATCACACTGGTCCGTATCGTCGTCCAGTAAAGATAGGTTTGTGAAGGAGAGCACTGGGATGAAAAAGATTTTGATCTTTTCCGCTTCCATTGGTAACGGTCACAATCAGGCGGCAAAGGCCATGCAGGAGAGTTTAGCTGGAAAAGGGTATTCCTCCATGATTATCGATACGTTGGAGTACATCAGTCCAACCTTTCATAAAATTTTGCTGGAAAGCTACACAAACCTGCTCAAGCTTTCTCCGAAAACGTGGGGAAGAATCTACCACAACTCAGAAAAGACACGATTTTTCGATATGAATGTGTTTGTCAACAAACTATTGGCCAACAAGCTGAAA contains these protein-coding regions:
- the greA gene encoding transcription elongation factor GreA, which codes for MSEKEVILTPEGLAKLEQELEDLKTVKRKEVAARIKEAISYGDISENSEYEEAKNEQAFIEGRILTLEKMLRNARIITNEDVDTGMVSVGSTVRLKDLEFGDIVEYTIVGSAESDPLNNKISNESPVGQALLGKTKGAVVDVQVPAGVIKYEILDINL
- the lysS gene encoding lysine--tRNA ligase, which translates into the protein MAREEDLQQEDQSEQQEQSMHELLQVRHDKMNQLRNWQIDPFGRKFAQTHHAEEIIALHGDKEKEQLAEENNAVTIAGRLMAKREMGKASFGQLLDVSGQIQIYVRKDTVGDEAYKVFELCDIGDIVGVSGTVFKTKTGELSVKANELTFLSKSLRPLPEKYHGLKDVETRYRKRYVDLIVNPEVRKTFITRSRIVSAMRRYLDDMGYLEVETPTMHAIAGGASARPFITHHNALDMQLYMRIAIELHLKRLIVGGLEKVYEIGRVYRNEGISTRHNPEFTMIELYEAYADFEDIMKLTENLIAHIAQEVLGKTVITYQGHQVDLTPPWRRVHMVDLIKEHVGIDFWQEMSDDQARQLAKEHGVTVEPHHTFGHVVNEFFEQKIEETLIQPTFVYGHPVAISPLAKKNEQDPRFTDRFELFIVAREHANAFTELNDPIDQRQRFEAQLLEKEAGNDEAHEMDEDFIEALEYGMPPTGGLGIGIDRLVMLLTDAPSIRDVLLFPLMRERAGGES